Below is a genomic region from Deltaproteobacteria bacterium.
CTCGAACAGGGACGTGGAGGCCGAGGTCAGGGAGGGGAGGTTCAGGGAGGACCTCTTCTACAGGCTGAACGTCATAAGGATTGCGACCCCGCCATTGAGGGAGCGGAAGGAGGATGTCCCGCACCTCGCAAGGCACTTCCTCGAGAAGTACAATAAGGCGCTCGGGAAGAAAGTAGGCGGCTTTTCCGGCGAGGCCATGCTCGCGCTCATGGATTATGATTATTCCGGCAACGTAAGGGAGCTCGAGAATATAGTTGAGAGGGCCGTTACGCTTGAGGAGGGCCAGGAGATAGGGGCCGGGAGCCTCCCGGCGCACGTAAGGGCCGAGAGGCCAGAGCTCCATACCCTTCTGCCGGCCCAGGACGGGCAGGCAAGAGTGCCGGAGACCGGGATGGACCTCGAAAAGACCGTTGAGGATTTCGAGAAGGCTATAATCGCCGATGCCCTCAAAAAAGCAGGCGGAGTAAAGAAAAAGGCGGCCGGTCTCCTGGGGCTTTCCTTCAGGTCCATGAGATACAAGCTTGAAAAATACGCGATAGACGGCGGCAAGGACGAGTAGCTTAATGCAACTCTAAAAATCGATCTTTTCCCCGGACTCTGCGTAGTTACGGGAATAAAAATGCTCACATATTCTCAATATATGCTCCGCTTTTTATTCCCAGCCTTCCTTGATTACGGGAAAAATCTCTAATTTTTAGGGTTGCCTTAAACCTCTTCCAACGTTTGCCTGGCTGGCATACTCCTGTTCCAATAAGCCGAGCCGTTCTGGAATACAGGGATCAAGGATAGACCGGATGCGGTTCGCGCCTTCGAAAAACATAATTGCCGGAATTCTTCTGATATTCGCAGTTTTCTCACTGACCGTCGGGATAACGATGGCGCGGAAAGATGCTTTTTACGCGGCCGGCGGACCGGCATGGAAGGCAGGCACCATTTCAGCTCCAGAACCGGCGCAAGATGAAGCCGCCGCTAAAGCCCGGCTCGATGTGATAGAGGCCGACTTTGACGGGCCAGGCCCTGCCCGAATCGCTACCGGTATGACAAAAGATGCTGCAGCCTATAAGACAAAAGGCACGACACCCATTCGAGGTGTCGAGCTCATAGGCACTTCCATCGGCGATACCGGCCAGGCCAGCGCTTTTTTTCTGAATATCGAGACCGGCGAGCGTGAAGGCTTCCATATAGGGGATAGCGTATTCGGAGCAGGCGTCCTCAGAAGAATCGAACCAGACAGTGCGGTAATTGAGACCGGCGACGGGGAGTTCGCTCTTACTCTGCACAGGGCGGCCCCGCCTGACGGAAAAAGAAACGAAATGGCGGGTACTCCCGAGTGCGGAGTATATCTCCTTGCCCAGTCGTTAAGCACCTATAACAGCAGCAAATACGGCGCAATAAGCACGGTTGAGGAGGCTGACGCGATATTCACCGAGATAAAGGGGCGGGTCGACGGCGTCGAGTATGAGACGCTCTTCTACTCAACGGACGACCTCAGGGCCCACCGCGAAATAGCGGGGCGTGCGAAATCGTATGGCATAGAGCTCTGGGCGACCTCGTGGAGGCTCATCGAGAGGATACGGGCCTTCGTAAGGATTACCCCCGAATACCAGGCCCGGAGGATGCTCGAGGACGGGACGATAGTCCCTGCCGAGATAAACGGAAGACCGCTCTTTGATGTCCTGAACCGGGAGGCGGTGTCTCATTTCCTTGCCGAATACGAGAGAAAGTATCTTGAGCCGTTCAAAGGACTCCTTGACGGGTATTTTTTCAACGAAGACGTCCTCGTCTATTTCGGGGAAAGGGTAAGAGGGAACAACTACAGGTTCGATTACTGGAACAACCCCACATACAGCCACGCAGTGCTGAAGGACTGGAAAGAATATTGCAGGAGGAATAACGTAACATTCGACGGCAGGCTCGTCGAGAGGTTCCCGGTGCACAGGACGGAGATGGTACAAAATGGCGGCGGGCTGACCTCATATTTCCCGGGCTATAACGTCCCTGAGGTGGTCCGTCCGGGGCAGCCCTTCAGCGGACTTCCGAGGGCAGAAGGCGTTTGGAAGCATTGGCAGAAATTCACGACCGCTCTGTTCCAGTCGGCATGGATAGACCAGGTAGCAGCCTTGGCGAACGAAGTGAACGCCGATAACCCGGAGTGGAAGGGCGTTATCTATTTCGGGCTCCACCAGTGGAGCCTTTCCTATGAATCCATAGAGGACAAGGACTTCACCGTCCCGTCCGCGCGCAAATGGGGCGCATGGGGGATGCAGCGCGGGGTAGACCTTGAGAAGATGGCCGCATCCCCGCACATAGACGCGATAATCTGCGAGACCTATCCCCCTGTAAGCGCGAACATAGAGTTCTATGTGAACGCGTTCAAGAAAATCGCGGAGAAGAACGGAAAAAGGTTCGGGGTGATGCTCCACAGGGATGACGATTGGGAGATGGATATGAGGGAGGAGCGGATGAGATGGAAGACCATAAATGACTATTCCCCCTCGATTGTGGCAAGGTATCCCTTGAAAAACATGCTCCCTTGGGATAAAAACTTCTCCGGAGAGGCTGAGTCCCTGTTCGAGAGGAATTTAGAACAATACAGGGAGAACAGGTGCGCTTCAGCTAGGCGCTGATTAATTCGACAAGGTGAGCTTATGATCATTGAATACGGCCCCCTGAAAATAGGTTTTTCCGGGGGAGGCCCGATTGCCGAAATAATATTCCAGGAGTTCTCTTCCTACAGGAAAGCGGATGGCAGGCCTGATGTGGTCTTTAATTTCACAAAGAGGCTTGAGCACGAAGGTTTTTTCCGGGACGAACCTTTCGTAAGGGTCGGCACTGCCAGGTTTTCCGAAAAGAGGGCCTTCCTCGACCGCATATCCCAATGGGACTGCTTCATGGAGCGCGGAGACGGGGCAATTTCCGTGTACTGCGCGTCGAGTCCGAACCTCAAGAGGCGGGCGGCAGGACTTTTCCCAGGCCCTGTCCAGCGCTTTTCAAACATGTATTATAAGACGATCGACGAGTTGCAGGCCCTCGATTTCATGTACGCCATTTTCCAGCCGGTCATAGAGCTTTATTTCCTCAAGAAAGGCGCTTCGTTCATCCATGCCGGAGGCTTGCAGGACGCAGACGGAAAGGCCGTCCTCTTCGCCGGATGGGGAGGGTGCGGAAAGACGAGCACATGCTCGACACTCATCCTCGGGGGGCCCCGGCGCTGGTCGTTCCTCTCCGACGACATGAGCGTTCTCAATAAGTCAGGACACGTCAGCTATAACGACATGGGCATACACATATACCCCTATAACCTTGAGGGGGCGGGCGAGCTTAACGGCAGGGTCTTTTCGAAGATGACCGGCATGGACAGGCTCCACTGGATGATAAGGAGCAAGGTCTTCGGCAGGGAAGGGGTCGTGCGGAGGCACAGCCCTAAGGCGATTTACAGGTCGACGTCCGAGGGGGCCCCTCTCAAGGCTCTCATATACATGGACAGGCATAATGGGCGTGAATTAGTAATCGAGCCTGTCACACCCGATGAAGCGGCGCGGAGGGCTGCGAGCGTACTCCTTTTCGAGCTCAAGCTGTTCCTTCCGCAGCTCCTTCATATGGGCGCATCCGGGTCGCGCGCCTTCGGCTTGCCTGACTTCGGGGAGCTTGCGGCAAGCGCGAAAGGCGTATTTATCGAGGCCTTTTCGCGTTCGAGGAATTACAGGGTCTCGGTGCCGGTATCCGGCATGGGACCCTCGGAAGTTGCAGGCGAGATAATGAGGAAGGTCCTGGATTAGAGGTGTTTTCTCCCGGCCGGAAAAGAAGAAATACGCGATGAAGGTGCTTCTTTGCAACAAGTTTTTCTACCGGAGGGGCGGGGCCGAAAACGCCTTTTTCGATACCGCGGATCTCCTTGAGGAGAACGGACATGAGACCGTTTTCTTTTCCATGCAGGGTGAAAGCAACCTGCCGACACGGTTTTCCAGATACTTCGTCTCCAATGTAGACCTTAACGATAAGGGAGGGCTTTTCAAAAATTTTCGATCGGCAGGGAGGGTGATCTATTCCCTCGAGGCCAGGAGGAAGATGCAGGGCCTTGTCATAAGCGAGCGCCCTCATATAGCCCACCTGCATAACATCTGCCACCAGCTCTCGCCCTCGTTCATCCCGGCGTTGAAGCGGCTGGGCGTGCCGGTCGTAATGACGCTACACGACTACAAGGTCGCCTGTCCGGTCCAGACGCTCCTCTCGAACGGCAAGGTATGCGAGGCGTGCGGGCACGGGCGTTATTACAACGCGGTCGCCCGGCGGTGCACAAAGAATTCGGTCCTCAAGAGCGCGGTAAATTCCGTCGAGATGTACCTCCATAAAACGGTCCTCGGCACATACGGCCACATCGACGCGTTCATATCCCCAAGCAGGTTCCTGATTACGAAGGTGAGGGAAATGGGTTTCTCCGCTCCGGAGATCGCATACATACCCAATTTCGTTGATTCATCGGAATACGCGCCCTCATACGAGCCGGAGGAAAGGTCGGTGGTGTTCGTTGGCAGGCTCTCCGAGGAAAAGGGTCTTC
It encodes:
- a CDS encoding glycosyltransferase family 4 protein encodes the protein MKVLLCNKFFYRRGGAENAFFDTADLLEENGHETVFFSMQGESNLPTRFSRYFVSNVDLNDKGGLFKNFRSAGRVIYSLEARRKMQGLVISERPHIAHLHNICHQLSPSFIPALKRLGVPVVMTLHDYKVACPVQTLLSNGKVCEACGHGRYYNAVARRCTKNSVLKSAVNSVEMYLHKTVLGTYGHIDAFISPSRFLITKVREMGFSAPEIAYIPNFVDSSEYAPSYEPEERSVVFVGRLSEEKGLLTLIEAARGLEGITFKVIGDGPMREALALKVSREAIYNVKFLGYMSGNELRQEIAKSLFVAVPSEWYENNPRSIIEAFALGKPVVGSRIGGIPELVRDGETGLTFEPGNAADLREKISRLAKDRRRIIDFGRNARALVETEFDSKKHYEKLMAVYEGAMRKGKSG